A stretch of Dromaius novaehollandiae isolate bDroNov1 chromosome 8, bDroNov1.hap1, whole genome shotgun sequence DNA encodes these proteins:
- the MMACHC gene encoding cyanocobalamin reductase / alkylcobalamin dealkylase isoform X2: MKVGWYNAVLQPAFHLPYPDDTLAFLVLSTPSMFDKALKPFVNKERLKIIRDPVDQCVSHHLSCVKEKFPDQKVDIICDYEILPNRKPKFLAQTAAHVAGAAYYYQRKDVKLDPWGGKKIYGVCIHPKYGGWFAIRALLLFPDIQVPFLEQSAPTDCVSTEEKRIELLEQFNFHWQDWRYRDIIEVKERYSEEQKAYFATPPAERFRLLGLPGEAQRNTFH; this comes from the exons ATGAAG GTTGGATGGTACAATGCTGTTCTCCAGCCAGCCTTTCATCTCCCATACCCAGATGATACACTGGCCTTCCTTGTCCTGAGCACGCCTTCAATGTTTGACAAAGCTCTTAAGCCTTTTGTGAACAAAGAACGGTTAAAAATAATCAGGGATCCTGTGGACCAGTGTGTTTCTCATCATTTATCATGTGTGAAGGAG aAATTCCCTGACCAGAAGGTGGACATCATCTGTGATTACGAGATCCTGCCAAACCGAAAGCCCAAGTTCTTGGCACAGACAGCTGCCCATGTTGCAGGAGCAGCATATTACTACCAGAGGAAGGATGTGAAGCTTGATCCTTGGGGGGGAAAG AAGATCTATGGCGTATGTATCCATCCCAAGTATGGCGGCTGGTTTGCTATCCGGGCTCTTCTCCTGTTCCCAGATATTCAGGTACCATTCCTGGAACAGTCTGCCCCTACTGACTGTGTGagcacagaggagaaaagaattGAGTTGCTGGAGCAGTTCAATTTCCACTGGCAGGATTGGCGTTACCGGGACATAATTGAAGTGAAGGAAAGGTACTCAGAGGAGCAGAAAGCCTACTTTGCCACTCCTCCAGCAGAGAGATTCAGACTGCTAGGCCTGCCAGGAGAAGCCCAGAGAAACACATTTCACTGA
- the MMACHC gene encoding cyanocobalamin reductase / alkylcobalamin dealkylase isoform X1 codes for MEARVAEQLRGALDPFGFEVHAFKVGWYNAVLQPAFHLPYPDDTLAFLVLSTPSMFDKALKPFVNKERLKIIRDPVDQCVSHHLSCVKEKFPDQKVDIICDYEILPNRKPKFLAQTAAHVAGAAYYYQRKDVKLDPWGGKKIYGVCIHPKYGGWFAIRALLLFPDIQVPFLEQSAPTDCVSTEEKRIELLEQFNFHWQDWRYRDIIEVKERYSEEQKAYFATPPAERFRLLGLPGEAQRNTFH; via the exons GTTGGATGGTACAATGCTGTTCTCCAGCCAGCCTTTCATCTCCCATACCCAGATGATACACTGGCCTTCCTTGTCCTGAGCACGCCTTCAATGTTTGACAAAGCTCTTAAGCCTTTTGTGAACAAAGAACGGTTAAAAATAATCAGGGATCCTGTGGACCAGTGTGTTTCTCATCATTTATCATGTGTGAAGGAG aAATTCCCTGACCAGAAGGTGGACATCATCTGTGATTACGAGATCCTGCCAAACCGAAAGCCCAAGTTCTTGGCACAGACAGCTGCCCATGTTGCAGGAGCAGCATATTACTACCAGAGGAAGGATGTGAAGCTTGATCCTTGGGGGGGAAAG AAGATCTATGGCGTATGTATCCATCCCAAGTATGGCGGCTGGTTTGCTATCCGGGCTCTTCTCCTGTTCCCAGATATTCAGGTACCATTCCTGGAACAGTCTGCCCCTACTGACTGTGTGagcacagaggagaaaagaattGAGTTGCTGGAGCAGTTCAATTTCCACTGGCAGGATTGGCGTTACCGGGACATAATTGAAGTGAAGGAAAGGTACTCAGAGGAGCAGAAAGCCTACTTTGCCACTCCTCCAGCAGAGAGATTCAGACTGCTAGGCCTGCCAGGAGAAGCCCAGAGAAACACATTTCACTGA